A stretch of Amycolatopsis balhimycina FH 1894 DNA encodes these proteins:
- the ychF gene encoding redox-regulated ATPase YchF, which produces MSLTLGIVGLPNVGKSTLFNALTRNDVLAANYPFATIEPNVGVVPLPDPRLDKLAELYKSEKTVPAVVSFVDIAGIVKGASEGAGLGNKFLANIREANAICQVIRVFDDPDVIHVDGRIDPLSDIETINTELILADLQTLEKAVWRLEKEARTKKEAKPALEAAQKAKEILDSGRTLFSAQKDVDLELLREHSLLTTKPFLYVFNADESVLTDEARREELTKLVAPADAVFLDAKVEAELLELDDEESVRELLESVGQPEPGLYSLARAGFHTLGLQTYLTAGPKESRAWTIPQGATAPQAAGVIHTDFERGFIKAEIVSYDDLMAAGSMAAARAAGKVRMEGKDYLMSDGDVVEFRFNV; this is translated from the coding sequence GTGAGCCTCACCCTCGGTATCGTCGGCCTGCCCAACGTCGGCAAGTCCACCCTGTTCAACGCGCTGACCCGCAATGACGTGCTCGCCGCGAACTACCCGTTCGCGACGATCGAGCCGAACGTCGGTGTCGTGCCGCTGCCGGACCCCCGGCTGGACAAGCTGGCCGAGCTGTACAAGTCGGAGAAGACGGTCCCGGCCGTGGTGTCCTTTGTGGACATCGCGGGCATCGTGAAGGGCGCGTCCGAGGGTGCCGGGCTGGGCAACAAGTTTCTCGCGAACATCCGCGAAGCCAACGCGATCTGCCAGGTCATCCGCGTGTTCGACGACCCGGACGTGATCCACGTCGACGGCCGAATCGATCCGCTGAGCGATATCGAGACGATCAACACCGAGCTGATCCTGGCCGACCTGCAGACCCTCGAGAAGGCCGTCTGGCGGCTGGAGAAGGAAGCGCGGACCAAGAAGGAAGCGAAGCCCGCGCTCGAGGCCGCGCAGAAGGCGAAGGAGATCCTCGACAGCGGACGCACGCTCTTCTCCGCGCAGAAGGACGTCGACCTCGAACTGCTTCGCGAGCACAGCCTCCTGACGACGAAGCCGTTCCTGTACGTCTTCAACGCCGACGAGTCGGTCCTCACCGACGAAGCCCGCCGCGAGGAGCTGACCAAGCTGGTCGCACCGGCGGACGCGGTGTTCCTCGACGCGAAGGTCGAGGCGGAGCTGCTGGAGCTGGACGACGAGGAGTCGGTGCGCGAGCTGCTCGAGTCCGTCGGCCAGCCGGAGCCGGGCTTGTATTCCCTGGCCCGCGCGGGCTTCCACACCCTGGGCCTGCAGACGTACCTGACGGCGGGCCCGAAGGAGTCCCGCGCCTGGACGATCCCGCAGGGCGCAACGGCCCCGCAGGCGGCGGGCGTGATCCACACGGACTTCGAGCGCGGCTTCATCAAGGCGGAGATCGTCTCGTACGACGACCTGATGGCGGCGGGCTCGATGGCGGCGGCCCGGGCGGCTGGCAAGGTCCGCATGGAGGGCAAGGACTACCTCATGTCCGACGGCGACGTGGTCGAGTTCCGCTTCAACGTGTGA
- a CDS encoding ABC transporter ATP-binding protein produces the protein MALSVRDLTVHYGSFAAVRDVRLDIADGEVLALLGPSGSGKSTLLRAITGLEPSARGSVSWDGEDLGAVPVHRRGFGLVFQDGQLFGHRDVAANIAFGLRMHGVPRSSWAPRVAELLELVGLSGFERRRVTELSGGQAQRVALARALAPKPRLLLLDEPLSGLDAGLREQLAIDLADLLRRSKITALLVTHDQEEAFTLADRVAVLDAGEVRQEGAVRRVWRNPADDGVARFLGVTTFAEGAAAGGVVRTAWGDVTLPDIDDGSVRLGLRPHALRVAPEGVPGEVVAAVHRREHVRLVVRLTKSTVDAVAPAASDLRAGDAVHLTLDPDGIAVVGRPSS, from the coding sequence ATGGCGTTGTCGGTGCGGGACCTGACCGTCCACTATGGATCGTTCGCGGCGGTCCGCGACGTCCGGCTGGACATCGCCGACGGCGAGGTGCTGGCATTGCTCGGCCCGTCGGGCTCGGGGAAGTCGACGCTGCTGCGCGCGATCACGGGACTGGAGCCGTCGGCGCGCGGCTCGGTCAGCTGGGACGGCGAGGACCTCGGCGCGGTGCCGGTGCACCGGCGCGGGTTCGGGCTGGTGTTCCAGGACGGCCAGCTGTTCGGCCACCGGGACGTCGCCGCGAACATCGCGTTCGGCCTGCGGATGCACGGCGTGCCGCGGTCTTCGTGGGCGCCGCGCGTGGCCGAGCTGCTGGAGCTGGTGGGCCTTTCCGGCTTCGAACGACGGCGGGTGACGGAGCTGTCCGGCGGTCAGGCCCAGCGGGTGGCGCTGGCCCGGGCGTTGGCGCCGAAGCCGCGGTTGCTGCTTCTGGACGAGCCACTGTCCGGTTTGGACGCCGGGTTGCGCGAGCAGCTGGCCATCGACCTGGCGGACCTGTTGCGGCGCAGCAAGATCACGGCGTTGCTGGTGACGCACGACCAGGAGGAGGCGTTCACGCTGGCCGACCGGGTCGCGGTCCTGGACGCCGGCGAAGTCCGCCAGGAAGGCGCGGTCCGCCGCGTCTGGCGCAACCCGGCCGACGACGGCGTGGCCCGGTTCCTGGGCGTGACGACGTTCGCCGAGGGCGCCGCGGCGGGCGGAGTGGTGCGGACGGCTTGGGGTGACGTGACGCTGCCGGACATCGACGACGGCTCGGTGCGGCTCGGGCTGCGGCCGCACGCGCTGCGGGTCGCGCCCGAAGGGGTACCGGGCGAGGTCGTCGCGGCGGTGCACCGGCGGGAACACGTGCGACTGGTCGTACGCCTGACCAAGTCCACAGTGGACGCGGTGGCCCCGGCGGCTTCGGACCTGCGCGCCGGGGACGCGGTGCACCTCACGCTGGACCCCGACGGGATAGCGGTGGTCGGGCGCCCAAGTTCGTGA
- a CDS encoding thiamine ABC transporter substrate-binding protein — MKRRAVRAATAIAAVSAVASACSLSDGSGDTQQTPTVTLVTHDSFLAPQEVLDAFQKQSGIKISVLKQGDAGSLTNKLVLTKANPIGDVAYGVDSTFASRALTEGVFEPYTSPEADRGPQRYAVDPQHRLSAVDVGDVCVNVDTNYFTTKGIPAPSSYDDLADPKYKDLLVAEDPATASPGLAFLLGTVAKFGDSGWKEYWAKLKANGVKVVSGWEEAYTKQFSGSSGKGPRPIVVSYASSPAAEVGDDGKPRTKALLDTCYRQVEYAGVLTNGKQAENARKVVDFLLSQQFQATVAANMYVYPARQGVDLPAGWAQVAPLPQRPQTLPPDQVQAGREKWIGEWRTLVQ, encoded by the coding sequence ATGAAACGCAGGGCTGTTCGCGCCGCGACGGCCATCGCCGCCGTCAGTGCCGTCGCTTCGGCGTGCTCGCTGTCGGACGGGTCCGGTGACACGCAGCAGACGCCCACCGTCACCCTCGTGACGCACGATTCCTTCCTCGCACCGCAGGAGGTGCTCGACGCCTTCCAGAAGCAGTCGGGCATCAAGATCTCCGTGCTCAAGCAGGGCGACGCCGGATCGCTGACCAACAAGCTCGTGCTGACGAAGGCGAACCCGATCGGCGACGTCGCGTACGGCGTCGACTCCACCTTCGCCTCCCGCGCGCTCACCGAGGGCGTCTTCGAGCCCTACACCAGCCCGGAGGCCGACCGCGGGCCGCAGCGCTACGCCGTCGACCCCCAGCACCGCCTCTCCGCGGTCGACGTCGGCGACGTCTGCGTCAACGTCGACACGAACTACTTCACCACCAAGGGGATCCCGGCGCCGTCGAGCTACGACGACCTGGCCGACCCGAAGTACAAGGATCTGCTGGTCGCCGAGGACCCGGCGACGGCGTCGCCCGGGCTGGCCTTCCTCCTCGGCACCGTCGCGAAGTTCGGCGACAGCGGCTGGAAGGAGTACTGGGCCAAGCTCAAGGCCAATGGCGTCAAGGTGGTCAGCGGCTGGGAAGAGGCCTACACCAAGCAGTTCTCCGGCTCGTCCGGCAAGGGCCCGCGGCCGATCGTCGTTTCGTACGCGTCGTCGCCGGCCGCCGAAGTCGGCGACGACGGGAAGCCGCGCACCAAGGCGCTGCTCGACACCTGCTACCGGCAGGTCGAGTACGCCGGCGTGCTGACGAACGGCAAGCAGGCCGAGAACGCGCGCAAGGTCGTCGACTTCCTGCTCTCGCAGCAGTTCCAGGCGACCGTCGCGGCCAACATGTACGTCTACCCGGCGCGCCAGGGCGTCGACCTGCCCGCGGGCTGGGCGCAGGTCGCGCCGCTGCCGCAGCGGCCGCAGACGCTGCCGCCGGACCAGGTGCAGGCCGGGCGCGAGAAGTGGATCGGCGAATGGCGCACGCTCGTGCAGTGA
- a CDS encoding HIRAN domain-containing protein translates to MTLAAPTTAHVGVADDSPRLLVTRRDPATQSYYPLGFLTHDGHTYSFAYLRGAVAVEGFRTLPGLSDTMHRYTSERLFPIFAERVISSRRPDRQISMEALGLTVGAAPFEVLQRSGGRRVGDEIEVLPAPIADSDGALTVDFLVHGVRYQTLEAQARISQLELGELLRVVPETDNEWDSRALLVTDCDEVCLGYVPGPLLDLLHSAESCSVSVLRANGPEVGYHFRLLVRARLRVPAGYQPFSGPGWETVA, encoded by the coding sequence ATGACCCTGGCTGCACCTACGACGGCCCATGTCGGAGTCGCCGACGACTCCCCACGGCTCCTCGTCACTCGTCGCGACCCCGCTACGCAAAGCTACTATCCTCTGGGTTTCCTGACACATGACGGGCACACGTACAGCTTCGCTTACCTACGTGGAGCGGTGGCGGTCGAAGGCTTCCGAACGTTACCCGGCCTAAGCGACACGATGCATCGGTATACCTCCGAGCGTCTCTTCCCGATCTTTGCCGAGCGGGTGATCTCCTCCCGTCGACCTGACCGGCAGATCTCGATGGAGGCACTGGGGCTCACCGTTGGCGCTGCCCCATTCGAGGTGCTGCAACGAAGCGGGGGCCGACGTGTCGGTGACGAAATCGAGGTGCTGCCAGCACCGATCGCTGATTCCGACGGCGCGCTGACGGTGGATTTCCTGGTCCATGGTGTGCGCTATCAGACGCTGGAGGCCCAAGCTCGTATCTCGCAACTTGAGCTCGGCGAGCTGTTGCGAGTCGTTCCCGAGACAGACAACGAATGGGACTCGCGAGCCTTGCTGGTTACGGACTGTGATGAAGTGTGTCTCGGCTATGTGCCTGGTCCACTCCTCGATCTACTGCATTCAGCTGAGAGCTGTTCTGTGAGTGTGCTGCGGGCGAATGGACCCGAGGTCGGCTATCACTTCCGGCTGCTGGTCAGAGCGAGACTCCGCGTGCCGGCCGGCTATCAACCCTTCTCCGGCCCCGGATGGGAGACCGTTGCCTGA
- a CDS encoding DNA-3-methyladenine glycosylase 2 family protein, with translation MVTITEAPPLWRDIERCYRVVTARDSRFDGQFIMAVRTTGIYCRPSCPASTPKAQNVSFFPTSAAAQANGFRACRRCLPDAVPGSPDWNVRADLASRAMRLIADGTVEREGVPGLARRLGYSERQLGRVLTAELGAGPLALARAHRAHSARLLIEMSELPLTDVAFAAGFSSVRQFNETIREVFATTPSQLRVSAASRRGRQSDVSGTRLSLRLPFRPPFDAEGLLRFFAAYAVPDVEEVTSESYARTLRLAHGTGAVRLTPRPDHVRCELRLTDLRDLGSAVSRVRRLLDLDADPAAVTRVLGADPALAPLVAEVPGIRVPGAVDGEELLLRALLSEVPLGEDVPGEWGVTRLFPTAAEVAATGHPVATALAEGRLDVHVGRDAAELRAELLAYVEPSMADYVVMRVLGAPDVLLSEDTAVRRGAEALGIAPDSLGERARAWTPWCSYAGMYLRHTGSP, from the coding sequence ATGGTCACGATCACCGAAGCGCCCCCGCTCTGGCGCGACATCGAACGCTGCTATCGCGTGGTCACCGCCCGCGACTCGCGCTTCGACGGCCAGTTCATCATGGCGGTCCGCACCACCGGGATCTACTGCCGCCCGTCCTGCCCGGCGTCGACGCCGAAGGCGCAGAACGTCAGCTTCTTCCCGACGTCGGCGGCCGCGCAGGCCAACGGCTTCCGCGCCTGCCGCCGCTGCCTGCCCGACGCCGTCCCCGGCTCGCCGGACTGGAACGTGCGCGCCGATCTCGCGTCGCGGGCGATGCGCCTGATCGCCGACGGGACGGTGGAACGCGAAGGCGTCCCGGGCCTCGCGCGGCGGCTCGGCTACTCGGAACGCCAGCTCGGCCGGGTGCTCACCGCCGAACTCGGCGCCGGCCCGCTCGCCTTGGCCCGGGCACATCGTGCGCATTCGGCGCGGTTGCTCATCGAGATGTCCGAGCTGCCGCTGACGGATGTCGCGTTCGCGGCGGGCTTCTCAAGCGTGCGGCAGTTCAACGAGACGATCCGCGAAGTGTTCGCGACGACGCCTTCGCAGCTTCGCGTCTCCGCAGCTTCACGAAGGGGACGCCAGAGTGATGTCAGCGGGACGCGGCTCAGCCTGCGGTTGCCGTTCAGGCCACCGTTCGACGCCGAGGGCCTGCTTCGCTTCTTCGCGGCCTACGCAGTCCCGGACGTAGAGGAAGTCACTTCGGAGTCTTACGCCCGCACCCTGCGGCTCGCCCACGGCACCGGTGCCGTGCGGCTGACTCCGCGGCCGGACCACGTGCGCTGCGAACTGCGGCTCACCGACCTGCGCGACCTCGGCAGCGCGGTCAGCCGGGTGCGCCGGCTGCTCGACCTCGACGCCGACCCCGCCGCGGTCACGCGTGTCCTCGGCGCCGACCCGGCGCTGGCCCCGCTGGTCGCGGAAGTGCCGGGAATCCGGGTGCCGGGCGCGGTGGACGGCGAGGAACTGCTGCTCCGCGCGCTCCTGAGCGAGGTACCGCTCGGCGAGGATGTGCCGGGCGAATGGGGTGTGACGCGGCTGTTCCCGACCGCGGCCGAGGTCGCGGCCACCGGCCACCCCGTCGCCACCGCGCTGGCCGAGGGACGGCTGGACGTGCACGTCGGCCGGGACGCGGCCGAGCTGCGCGCCGAGTTGCTGGCGTACGTCGAACCGTCGATGGCGGACTACGTCGTGATGCGAGTCCTCGGCGCCCCGGACGTCCTGCTCTCGGAGGACACCGCCGTCCGGCGCGGCGCCGAGGCGTTGGGTATCGCGCCGGACTCACTCGGCGAGCGCGCCCGCGCGTGGACGCCCTGGTGCTCTTACGCCGGGATGTACCTCCGGCACACCGGCTCGCCGTGA
- a CDS encoding DUF1737 domain-containing protein — translation MTDQPPNGLPRYRVLTGPDDAKFCFRVSEALELGYRLYGSPAATFDGDRVIVAQAVLWQGEQD, via the coding sequence ATGACGGACCAGCCGCCGAACGGCCTGCCCCGCTACCGCGTGCTGACCGGCCCGGACGACGCGAAGTTCTGTTTCCGGGTCAGCGAAGCACTCGAACTCGGCTACCGCCTGTACGGCTCGCCGGCCGCGACGTTCGACGGTGACCGGGTGATCGTCGCCCAGGCCGTGCTGTGGCAGGGCGAACAGGACTGA
- a CDS encoding 4a-hydroxytetrahydrobiopterin dehydratase gives MTEILSDDEADRSLGSDWTRTGAVISREVALASFVQAIEVVDRVAALAEAADHHPDIDIRWRTLTFRLSTHSAGGLTAKDFDLAREIDSVLSGL, from the coding sequence ATGACGGAAATCTTGAGCGACGACGAGGCCGATCGTTCGTTGGGAAGCGACTGGACCCGCACCGGCGCGGTGATCTCCCGCGAGGTGGCGCTGGCGAGCTTCGTGCAGGCGATCGAGGTGGTGGACCGGGTCGCGGCGCTCGCCGAAGCCGCCGACCACCACCCGGACATCGACATCCGCTGGCGCACGCTGACCTTCCGGCTCAGCACCCACTCGGCGGGCGGCCTGACGGCGAAGGACTTCGACCTGGCGCGGGAGATCGACTCGGTCCTCTCGGGACTGTGA
- a CDS encoding ArsR family transcriptional regulator encodes MKASSQLLPLLRSRMQGELLALVLLHPEREYSITELAEACGVTPTAVLREVERLVGGGILADRRVGRSRLVKARTDTPLYRPLSELIAVTFGPLPLIAEALSGLVGVREAYIYGSWAARYRGEPGPPPGDVDVLVVGSPDPDALFDLVEGVSRRLGREVSVHRISPASWAASSTDPFLTSVRERPLVPLPLEQETSR; translated from the coding sequence ATGAAAGCTTCGTCGCAGCTGCTGCCGCTGTTGCGGTCGCGCATGCAGGGTGAGCTGCTCGCGCTGGTCCTGCTGCACCCGGAGCGCGAGTACAGCATCACCGAGCTCGCCGAGGCGTGTGGTGTCACGCCGACGGCCGTGCTGCGCGAGGTCGAACGGCTCGTCGGGGGCGGCATCCTGGCGGACCGGCGGGTCGGCCGGAGCCGGCTCGTCAAAGCCCGTACGGACACTCCGCTCTACCGGCCGTTGAGCGAGCTCATCGCGGTCACCTTCGGGCCGCTGCCGCTGATCGCCGAGGCCTTGTCCGGTCTGGTGGGCGTGCGCGAGGCCTACATCTACGGGTCCTGGGCCGCGCGCTACCGCGGCGAACCGGGGCCGCCGCCCGGTGACGTCGACGTTCTCGTCGTCGGTTCGCCCGATCCGGACGCGCTCTTCGACCTGGTCGAGGGCGTGTCTCGGCGGCTGGGCCGCGAGGTCAGCGTCCATCGGATCTCGCCGGCGTCGTGGGCGGCGAGCAGCACGGATCCGTTCCTCACCAGCGTGCGTGAGCGTCCGCTGGTCCCGCTGCCTCTCGAGCAGGAGACTTCCCGATGA
- a CDS encoding HipA domain-containing protein, whose amino-acid sequence MKFDVVDVSDWLVIGQESEGADPKLWLARRADDKELWLYKSSKFGLETSYRRYDDVAERLASALAEDLGLPAARVEFAGRASDEGIISRNVRPDGWDLHSGDVRLSEYPGYLSCSGDDRPKERVGHNLANIRSILNGCGPPPGLPAECSAFSVFAGYLVFDAWIANTDRHAINWAVLDHDGEQRLAPSFDHGSALGSGVREADLAGQDPVTFAGRGKASRFEGGRRQTLVDLALLAVEQAGAQARDWVDRVARYDLARLDDLLDAARNTMRLSEVRRTFIRGILEENQRRLTR is encoded by the coding sequence GTGAAGTTCGATGTTGTCGATGTTTCTGATTGGCTGGTAATCGGCCAAGAGTCCGAAGGGGCCGATCCCAAGCTGTGGCTCGCGCGCCGGGCGGATGACAAAGAACTTTGGCTTTACAAGTCTTCGAAGTTCGGCCTTGAGACCAGCTATCGTCGGTATGACGATGTAGCTGAACGACTCGCCAGTGCGCTGGCCGAAGATCTTGGCCTTCCGGCCGCAAGGGTGGAGTTCGCTGGGCGTGCCTCTGACGAGGGCATCATCTCCCGCAACGTCAGGCCGGACGGTTGGGACCTTCACAGCGGAGATGTGCGGCTCTCCGAGTACCCCGGCTACTTGAGCTGTTCAGGCGACGACCGTCCCAAGGAACGCGTTGGGCACAACCTGGCCAACATCCGCTCGATCCTGAACGGCTGCGGTCCGCCGCCCGGGCTACCGGCCGAGTGTTCGGCGTTCTCGGTCTTTGCGGGCTACTTGGTGTTCGACGCTTGGATCGCCAACACGGATCGGCACGCGATCAACTGGGCTGTCCTGGACCACGATGGGGAGCAGCGCTTGGCCCCTTCCTTCGATCACGGCAGCGCGCTGGGCTCGGGGGTCCGTGAGGCCGATTTGGCTGGTCAGGATCCGGTCACGTTTGCCGGCCGTGGGAAGGCCTCACGGTTTGAAGGAGGCAGGCGACAGACACTCGTGGACCTTGCTCTTCTGGCCGTCGAACAGGCTGGAGCGCAGGCGCGGGACTGGGTGGATCGAGTGGCGCGGTACGACTTGGCGCGCCTCGACGACCTGCTGGACGCGGCGAGAAACACGATGAGACTGTCAGAGGTACGCCGTACATTCATCAGAGGGATCCTCGAGGAGAACCAGAGGAGGCTGACGAGATGA
- a CDS encoding ABC transporter permease, whose product MAPIGFLVVFFAWPVAAIVGRGFAAGGLDVVLGDSRTWQLAGFTVATAAASTVVAVLAGLPVAFLLARVRLPGVGLARTLVLVPFVLPTVVVGLAFRALWPDGGVLPIVLANAFFNVAVVARTVAGLWARLDSRTTDAARALGASPWRAFRSVTLPALAPAIASAAAVVFLFCATSFGVVLILGGARYRTLETEIYLRTVDLLDLSGAAALSLIQFAAVVAALVLGGLARRRKDSARTGSGGARRPSGGEWWVVGAAGVVLGLLLTPIVALLAESVSTEDGWSLAGYRALTSTGEKGALQVSGWDAALNSLKVAIDATLLAMVVGVLASVVLVALRRSSTKAARGLGETMDAVLMLPLGVSAVTVGFGYLVTLDALPGDLRTSPYLVPLAQALVIIPLIVRMVLPVLRSVDVRLRQAASTLGASPLRVWREIDLPLTLRPLVAAAGFGFVVALGEFGATSFLARPTAPTLPVAVATLMARPGELNNQMAYAACALLMLVTVLAVALIDRLGRGGVGEF is encoded by the coding sequence CTGGCCCCGATCGGCTTCCTGGTGGTGTTCTTCGCCTGGCCGGTGGCGGCGATCGTGGGCCGCGGGTTCGCCGCCGGCGGTCTTGACGTCGTCCTCGGCGACTCACGGACCTGGCAGCTGGCCGGGTTCACCGTCGCGACGGCGGCCGCGTCGACGGTCGTGGCGGTGCTGGCCGGTCTGCCGGTCGCGTTCCTGCTCGCGCGGGTACGGCTGCCCGGCGTCGGCTTGGCGCGGACGCTGGTGCTGGTGCCGTTCGTGCTGCCGACCGTCGTCGTCGGGCTCGCGTTCCGCGCGCTGTGGCCGGACGGCGGCGTGCTGCCGATTGTGCTGGCCAACGCCTTCTTCAACGTCGCCGTCGTCGCGCGGACCGTCGCCGGGCTGTGGGCGAGGCTGGATTCGCGGACGACCGACGCCGCCCGCGCGCTGGGTGCGTCGCCGTGGCGGGCCTTCCGGTCGGTGACGCTGCCCGCGCTGGCACCCGCCATCGCGTCGGCCGCGGCCGTGGTGTTCCTGTTCTGTGCCACCAGTTTCGGCGTCGTGCTGATCCTCGGCGGCGCCCGGTACCGGACCCTGGAAACCGAGATCTACCTGCGGACAGTCGACCTCCTTGACCTCTCGGGGGCCGCCGCACTATCGCTGATCCAGTTCGCGGCCGTGGTCGCCGCGCTGGTGCTCGGCGGGCTGGCGCGACGGCGCAAGGACAGTGCCCGGACCGGTTCCGGCGGGGCTCGACGTCCGAGCGGCGGCGAGTGGTGGGTCGTCGGGGCCGCGGGCGTCGTGCTGGGGCTGCTGCTGACGCCGATCGTCGCGCTGCTCGCCGAGTCCGTGTCCACTGAGGACGGCTGGAGCCTCGCCGGGTACCGGGCCCTCACGAGCACCGGTGAGAAGGGCGCGCTGCAGGTGTCCGGTTGGGACGCCGCGCTGAACTCGCTGAAGGTGGCCATCGACGCGACGCTGCTGGCGATGGTCGTCGGCGTGCTCGCGTCCGTGGTGCTGGTGGCACTGCGCCGATCGTCCACCAAAGCCGCGCGTGGTCTCGGCGAGACGATGGACGCCGTGCTGATGCTGCCGCTCGGCGTGTCCGCTGTGACCGTCGGGTTCGGCTACCTCGTGACGCTCGACGCGCTGCCCGGCGACCTCCGGACGTCGCCGTACCTGGTGCCGCTGGCCCAGGCGCTGGTGATCATCCCGCTGATCGTGCGGATGGTGCTGCCGGTGCTGCGCTCGGTCGACGTCCGGCTGCGGCAGGCCGCGTCGACGCTCGGCGCGAGCCCGCTGCGGGTGTGGCGGGAGATCGACCTGCCGCTGACACTGCGGCCGCTGGTCGCGGCGGCGGGGTTCGGGTTCGTCGTGGCGCTCGGCGAGTTCGGCGCGACGAGCTTCCTCGCCCGGCCGACGGCGCCGACGCTGCCGGTCGCGGTCGCGACGCTGATGGCGCGCCCGGGCGAGCTGAACAACCAGATGGCGTACGCGGCGTGCGCGTTGCTGATGCTCGTGACGGTGCTGGCGGTCGCGCTGATCGACCGGCTCGGGCGCGGCGGGGTGGGAGAGTTCTGA